In the genome of Homo sapiens chromosome 19 genomic patch of type NOVEL, GRCh38.p14 PATCHES HSCHR19KIR_CA01-TA01_1_CTG3_1, one region contains:
- the KIR3DL1 gene encoding killer cell immunoglobulin-like receptor 3DL1 isoform 2 precursor (isoform 2 precursor is encoded by transcript variant 2 (alternate allele); The RefSeq protein has 5 substitutions compared to this genomic sequence) — protein MLLMVVSMACVGFFLVQRAGPHVGGQDKPFLSAWPSAVVPRGGHVTLRCHYRHRFNNFMLYKEDRIHVPIFHGRLFQESFNMSPVTTAHAGNYTCRGSHPHSPTGWSAPSNPVVIMVTGNHRKPSLLAHPGPLVKSGERVILQCWSDIMFEHFFLHKEGISKDPSRLVGQIHDGVSKANFSIGPMMLALAGTYRCYGSVTHTPYQLSAPSDPLDIVVTGPYEKPSLSAQPGPKVQAGESVTLSCSSRSSYDMYHLSREGGAHERRLPAVRKVNRTFQADFPLGPATHGGTYRCFGSFRHSPYEWSDPSDPLLVSVTGNPSSSWPSPTEPSSKSGNPRHLHILIGTSVVIILFILLLFFLLHLWCSNKKNAAVMDQEPAGNRTANSEDSDEQDPEEVTYAQLDHCVFTQRKITRPSQRPKTPPTDTILYTELPNAKPRSKVVSCP, from the exons GGTTGTTCTTGGTCCAGAGGGCCGGTCCACACATGG GTGGTCAGGACAAACCCTTCCTGTCTGCCTGGCCCAGCGCTGTGGTGCCTCGAGGAGGACACGTGACTCTTCGGTGTCACTATCGTCATAGGTTTAACAATTTCATGCTATACAAAGAAGACAGAATCCACATTCCCATCTTCCATGGCAGAATATTCCAGGAGAGCTTCAACATGAGCCCTGTGACCACAGCACATGCAGGGAACTACACATGTCGGGGTTCACACCCACACTCCCCCACTGGGTGGTCGGCACCCAGCAACCCCGTGGTGATCATGGTCACAG GAAACCACAGAAAACCTTCCCTCCTGGCCCACCCAGGTCCCCTGGTGAAATCAGGAGAGAGAGTCATCCTGCAATGTTGGTCAGATATCATGTTTGAGCACTTCTTTCTGCACAAAGAGGGGATCTCTAAGGACCCCTCACGCCTCGTTGGACAGATCCATGATGGGGTCTCCAAGGCCAATTTCTCCATCGGTCCCATGATGCTTGCCCTTGCAGGGACCTACAGATGCTACGGTTCTGTTACTCACACCCCCTATCAGTTGTCAGCTCCCAGTGATCCCCTGGACATCGTGGTCACAG GTCCATATGAGAAACCTTCTCTCTCAGCCCAGCCGGGCCCCAAGGTTCAGGCAGGAGAGAGCGTGACCTTGTCCTGTAGCTCCCGGAGCTCCTATGACATGTACCATCTATCCAGGGAGGGGGGAGCCCATGAACGTAGGCTCCCTGCAGTGCGCAAGGTCAacagaacattccaggcagattTCCCTCTGGGCCCTGCCACCCACGGAGGGACCTACAGATGCTTCGGCTCTTTCCGTCACTCTCCCTACGAGTGGTCAGACCCGAGTGACCCACTGCTTGTTTCTGTCACAG GAAACCCTTCAAGTAGTTGGCCTTCACCCACAGAACCAAGCTCCAAATCTG GTAACCCCAGACACCTGCACATTCTGATTGGGACCTCAGTGGTCATCatcctcttcatcctcctcctcttctttctccttcatctCTGGTGCTCCAACAAAAAAA ATGCTGCTGTAATGGACCAAGAGCCTGCAGGGAACAGAACAGCCAACAGCGAG GACTCTGATGAACAAGACCCTGAGGAGGTGACATACGCACAGTTGGATCACTGCGTTTTCACACAGAGAAAAATCACTCGCCCTTCTCAGAGGCCCAAGACACCCCCTACAGATACCATCTTGTACACGGAACTTCCAAATGCTAAGCCCAGATCCAAAGTTGTCTCCTGCCCATGA
- the KIR2DS4 gene encoding killer cell immunoglobulin-like receptor 2DS4 isoform 3 precursor (isoform 3 precursor is encoded by transcript variant 3), with protein sequence MSLMVIIMACVGFFLLQGAWPQEGVHRKPSFLALPGHLVKSEETVILQCWSDVMFEHFLLHREGKFNNTLHLIGEHHDGVSKANFSIGPMMPVLAGTYRCYGSVPHSPYQLSAPSDPLDMVIIGLYEKPSLSAQPGPTVQAGENVTLSCSSIYPGKGRPMNVGSLQCAASTEHSRPTFLWALPPTEGPTDASALSVTLPTSGQTRVIHCLFPSQVTPDTYMF encoded by the exons ATGTCGCTCATGGTCATCATCATGGCGTGTGTTG GGTTCTTCTTGCTGCAGGGGGCCTGGCCACAGGAGG GAGTCCACAGAAAACCTTCCTTCCTGGCCCTCCCAGGTCACCTGGTGAAATCAGAAGAGACAGTCATCCTGCAATGTTGGTCGGATGTCATGTTTGAGCACTTCCTTCTGCACAGAGAGGGGAAGTTTAACAACACTTTGCACCTCATTGGAGAGCACCATGATGGGGTTTCCAAGGCCAACTTCTCCATTGGTCCCATGATGCCTGTCCTTGCAGGAACCTACAGATGCTACGGTTCTGTTCCTCACTCCCCCTATCAGTTGTCAGCTCCCAGTGACCCTCTGGACATGGTGATCATAG GTCTATATGAGAAACCTTCTCTCTCAGCCCAGCCGGGCCCCACGGTTCAGGCAGGAGAGAATGTGACCTTGTCCTGCAGCTCCATCTATCCAGGGAAGGGGAGGCCCATGAACGTAGGCTCCCTGCAGTGCGCAGCATCAACGGAACATTCCAGGCCGACTTTCCTCTGGGCCCTGCCACCCACGGAGGGACCTACAGATGCTTCGGCTCTTTCCGTGACGCTCCCTACGAGTGGTCAAACTCGAGTGATCCACTGCTTGTTTCcgtcacag GTAACCCCAGACACCTACATGTTCTGA
- the KIR2DS4 gene encoding killer cell immunoglobulin-like receptor 2DS4 isoform 2 precursor (isoform 2 precursor is encoded by transcript variant 2 (KIR2DS4*003 allele)), with protein sequence MSLMVIIMACVGFFLLQGAWPQEGVHRKPSFLALPGHLVKSEETVILQCWSDVMFEHFLLHREGKFNNTLHLIGEHHDGVSKANFSIGPMMPVLAGTYRCYGSVPHSPYQLSAPSDPLDMVIIGLYEKPSLSAQPGPTVQAGENVTLSCSSIYPGKGRPMNVGSLQCAASTEHSRPTFLWALPPTEGPTDASALSVTLPTSGQTRVIHCLFPSQETLQIVGLHPLNQAPKPVTPDTYMF encoded by the exons ATGTCGCTCATGGTCATCATCATGGCGTGTGTTG GGTTCTTCTTGCTGCAGGGGGCCTGGCCACAGGAGG GAGTCCACAGAAAACCTTCCTTCCTGGCCCTCCCAGGTCACCTGGTGAAATCAGAAGAGACAGTCATCCTGCAATGTTGGTCGGATGTCATGTTTGAGCACTTCCTTCTGCACAGAGAGGGGAAGTTTAACAACACTTTGCACCTCATTGGAGAGCACCATGATGGGGTTTCCAAGGCCAACTTCTCCATTGGTCCCATGATGCCTGTCCTTGCAGGAACCTACAGATGCTACGGTTCTGTTCCTCACTCCCCCTATCAGTTGTCAGCTCCCAGTGACCCTCTGGACATGGTGATCATAG GTCTATATGAGAAACCTTCTCTCTCAGCCCAGCCGGGCCCCACGGTTCAGGCAGGAGAGAATGTGACCTTGTCCTGCAGCTCCATCTATCCAGGGAAGGGGAGGCCCATGAACGTAGGCTCCCTGCAGTGCGCAGCATCAACGGAACATTCCAGGCCGACTTTCCTCTGGGCCCTGCCACCCACGGAGGGACCTACAGATGCTTCGGCTCTTTCCGTGACGCTCCCTACGAGTGGTCAAACTCGAGTGATCCACTGCTTGTTTCcgtcacag GAAACCCTTCAAATAGTTGGCCTTCACCCACTGAACCAAGCTCCAAAACCG GTAACCCCAGACACCTACATGTTCTGA